The window GGGCTTTTCAGCCATGCGTCCATCGCTTCATAATCCCAGCTGCCGCCGACGTCGACCAGCGCCGAGCTGTAGGCGAAACCGGCGGCATGCTTGCCGATAGGTGTGCCCAGTACACCATAAAGATTGGGACCGATACCCGTCGGGCCGCCAGATTCTATCGAATGGCAGGCGATGCATTTGGCGAAGATCTTTTCGCCGGCTTCCGGGGTCGCAGCAGCCAGCAAGGTGCCGATATCGGGGCCGCTATCGCCGCCCTCTTCCGCAACGCCTTCGATGGCGTAACCCATCTGTTCGGGCCGTTCCGGGCTGCCGCCGTGAAACCACCGGCTGCTGATGGCGGAAAGGCCCAGCATGATGATCCCGGCAAAAAGAACCCAGCCGAAAATGGTGTTAGTGCGATCGCCCATGGAAACCCTGTCTGACCTGCTGTTTCCGGGCGCGAACAGGCACCCGTCTAGATGCGCCCGCTTTAAGCAGCGGCGGGACCTTGCGCAAGGGTTGTCGCCGGACAAGTTTGCGCGCGGCGCTTGCGGTGTATCAAAGTGGTGGGTAGCGCCCGAAACCGACATGATGAGCTTCCCCGCACCCGCTCTTGCCATGGTGGAAACCATGCAAGTCGCCGCCGCCGCAGACCCGGCGCGCGCCATTTCATTTCAAGGTTCGCCCGGTGCCAATTCGCACAGCGCCGCAATGGCGGCCGCGCCTGAGAATCTCCCGCTACCGTGCTTCAGCTTTGAAGATGCCATCGATGCTGTGAAGCGCGGCGACGCTGCCAGCTGCATCATTCCGATCGAGAATTCGCAGCATGGGCGGGTGGCCGACATCCACTTTCTGCTGCCGGAAAGCGGGCTGTTCATCGTCGGCGAGTATTT of the Alteripontixanthobacter maritimus genome contains:
- a CDS encoding c-type cytochrome, whose protein sequence is MGDRTNTIFGWVLFAGIIMLGLSAISSRWFHGGSPERPEQMGYAIEGVAEEGGDSGPDIGTLLAAATPEAGEKIFAKCIACHSIESGGPTGIGPNLYGVLGTPIGKHAAGFAYSSALVDVGGSWDYEAMDAWLKSPRGFANGTKMSFAGLGSAEDRANVIAYLHANGGGPAFPEPAAPEVTEEGDTAADAPGAGPGPVEGAEAGAAESAGGASMDQPVAGGGATANSGGAKIGGR